The stretch of DNA CCGAAGGCCGCCACGCAGGGGATCCCCGCGGTCAGCTGGAAATGGGGCGCGTCGGTGGCGCCGGGAAAGGCGTCGAGGCGCGGTTCGTGGCCCAGCACCCGGGCCGTGATCTCCTGGAGGATCGGCACGAGGGGCTCGTCAGCGGGAATCTCGGTGGCGGGCACCATCAGCTCCCACACCAGTTCCGCCGCCAGGTCCGGCTGCTCGGTCATGGCGGCGGTGAGGAAGCGGTTTATGTCGTCGATCAGCTGCTGCTCTCCCATACCGGGCAGGGTGCGGATGTCGCAGGCGAACTCGGCGTTGCCCGGATATACCCCGTAGAACACGCCGGCCTCGGCCATCACGCCGACATTGACGGTCGGTCCGGTGGGGCAGAGCGGATGCGGCTCGTAGGTCAGGTAGCTCTCCAGGTCCCGGTCCATCCGGTCGATCAGCCGGGCCATCTGGACGGTGGCGTTGATCCCCTCGATGCGGTCCGAGATGGAGGAGTGCATCTGGGTGCCGGTGATCCTCACCTTGAAGAGGGCCGCGCCCCTCGACACCAGGTGGATCGACTCCCACTCCCGCTCGATGCCGCTGGGCTCCCCGATGAGCGCCACGTCGGCTTCCAGCAGGCCGTTGTCCGCCATCCATTTGGAGCCGAGCAGCGATCCCGCCTCCTCGTCCGCGGTAAACACCGCCACCAGGTCTCCGGCAAGCGGGCCGACCGCCTCGATCCCGCCCAGCGTGTAGACCATGGCGGCCACGGCGGCCTTCATGTCGCCCGATCCGAGCCCCACCAGGTTGCCGTTCTCCAGGACCGGATCCCACGGGTCGGTCCTCCACGCAGTGAGGTCTCCGGCCGGCTTGGTGTCCAGGTGCCCGGAGAGCATCAGCGTGGGACCGCCGCCCGTTCCGGGAATCCGGACTATGAGGTTGGGCCGTTCTGGAGTCGCTCCCACCCGCTCCACATTGGTGACCCCCAGGTCGGCCAGCCGGGAGGTGACCAGGTCGGCCACGGCCCGCTCGTCACCGGGCGGGTTGGGCGACGGGGTCCGGATCAGCTCCCTAGCGAACTCGAGCACCTCGTCTTGGCGGTCCCGGAGGTACGAGTCGAGGCGGTCTTCGGTCCTAGTGGCAGTCATGCGGGTGCCAGCGTCCTCTCTCTACATGCCACGGCCAGCCGGCGGAGACCCTCGGTGATCCGGTCCTCATCGGCGGCCAGCGAGATGCGGACGTAGCCCTCGCCGCCCGGTCCGAACACCGATCCCGGCGCCACGCTGACTCCGTGGCGGTCGAGCAGGTCGAGGGCGAACCGGAACATCGACCGCCCGTGCGTGTCGACCTTGACCAGCATGTAGATGGTGCCGGCGGGCGCCACAAGCTCCAGCCCGGCCTCGGTGGCGGTGCGAACTGCAGCCGTGCGGCGTCTCCGGTAGGCGTCGAGCATGGCCCGGATCGGCTCTCTGGGTCCGAGCAGGGCCGCCTCGGCCGCCTTCTGCGAGATGGTGCTCGGGCACGACAGCTGGGGCTCCTGGAGCTTGCGGAGCAGGTCGGCCACCGGGGGCGGCGCCACCGCGTAGCCCACCCGCCAGCCGGTCATGGCGTACACCTTCGAGAAGCTGTAGACGCTGATCACCCGGTCCTCCTCGTCGTAACGGGCGGCCGCGGTGTGGAAGGCCGTGGTGTCCAGCACCAACTCGTCGTAGACCTCGTCCGACAGCAACCACAGATCGTGGCGGTTGCATAGCTCCACGAGCTCCCGCATCAGGTCGGCGGGGAACACCGACCCGGTGGGGTTGGACGGCGTGTTGACGAAGAGCATGGTGGTCCGGTCCGAGATCAGGGCCCCGAGCCGTTCCGGGTCGGGCAGGAAGCCGTTGGAAGCCTCCAGGTGGTAGAACACGGGCGTTCCTCCCAGGAGGCGCACCATGCCGTCCATGTTGGGGAACCCGGGCGTGGGCAGGAGCACCTCGTCGCCGGGGTTGAGCAGGGCGAAGTAGGTGGAGAAGAGGGCGTTCATCCCGCCGGGGGTGACCACGATCCGGTCGGGAGGGGCGGCGAACCCGTCCACCTCCTCCACCTTGGCGGACAGCATTTCCCGCAGGCTGTCCAGACCGCCGTTGGGCCCGTAGCCGGTCCAGCCCGCCCGGGCTGCCGCGTGGGCGCCCGCCACGATGTGCTCGGGAGTGGGGAAGCTGGGCTCACCCACCTCCAGGCGGATGGTGTCAGGACGGGTCGCGGCCCGGTCGAACAGGACCCGGATCTCGGACCGGGCCAGCGAGACGGCCTGGTCGGCCAGGCGCCTCACCGGGCGCCGGCCTCCCGCTGCCGGGCCTTCTCCTCCAGGTCGGGACGCTGACCCGCATCGAAGTAACGGAGCGCCCAGTCGGCCCCCTGCCAGGTGGTCAGCTTGCCGTCACGGGGCACCAGGCGCACCAGGTAACGATCCCAGTCCCACGACGCCTTCAGCTGCTCCGGTCCCGAGGGCCCTGTGTAGCGGATCGCCATCTCATCGGCCACTGGTACCCACTTCGAGCCCTCGCCCTTGGCCGGGCCCTCCACGATCTCGGCGGTGCACTGGGCCAGCACCTTGCGGATACGGGGGTGGGCGGTCTCCTCGATACAGACGGCGCACTGCGGGTTCCGCTCCAGGTCATGCACCCAGCCGGAGCGCTTGCGGCCCACCACGTAGAAGGCCTCGCCGTCCCACTGGTACCAGAGCGGCACCACCATCGGCCAGCCGTCCTCCTTGAGGAAGGCCAGCTTGAGCAGCCACGTGCTGTCCGGGCTGCCGAGGAACTCCTCGATGTGGCTCTGCGGCATCCCGCCGGCGTCGGAGCCCTCCTCGTAGTAGGTGTCCTGCCTGAACTCGCTCTCGCTCATGCTCGCCTCCGNNNNNNNNNNNNNNNNNNNNNNNNNNNNNNNNNNNNNNNNNNNNNNNNNNNNNNNNNNNNNNNNNNNNNNNNNNNNNNNNNNNNNNNNNNNNNNNNNNNNGAGACACAGGCCGACCTGCCCGTGCTGCTCATCCGCTCCATCTACGACAAGCGGTCGGGCGTTCCCACCTTCGGCAGCGCTCACCCGGCCTGGTTCGCCGCCCAGGGGTATGTGGTGGTGGTCCAGGACTGCCGGGGCCGGTACGCGTCCGAAGGCGACTTCTATCCCTACCTCCACGAGATGGAAGACGGCTACGACTCGGTGGAGTGGGCGGCCCGCCTTCCCGGATCCGACGGCCGGGTCGGGATGATGGGGTTCTCCTATGTCGGGGCCACCCAGCTCCTGGCGGCGGTGACGGCGCCACCCTCCCTCGCCTCCATCACTCCGGCCTTCACCGCCTCGCAGTACTACGACGGATGGACCTACAACGGCGGGGCATTCTCGCTGGCCTTCATCGGCTACTGGGCCACGCTCCTCGGGTTGGAGACGGCACAGCGGGCCGGCGACCTCGAGGGCCACATCGGCCTGGCCGCCGCCCTGGGTGCGGCCCCCAACTGGTACCACTCCCTTCCCGTGGCCGGCTACCCGCCGCTACAGACCCCGCACGTGCCCTACTTCAACGACTGGGCGGAGCACTGCTCCTACGACGACTACTGGAAGCGGTGGAGCATCGACGAGGACTACAGCCGGATCAGGGTGCCGGCTCTACACGTGGCCGGGTGGTACGACGTGTTCCTCGGCGGCACGGTCAAGAACTTCGTGGGGCTCTCCGGTTCCGGCTACGACGAGCGGACGCGTGACAACCAGAAGCTGGTGGTCGGGCCGTGGGCGCACATGCCCTGGACACCGGTCAGCCGGCTCGGGTCGGACGGTCCTTCGACCATGGAGATCGACTCCTGGCTGGTCAGGTGGTTCGACCAGACCCTGAAAGGCAGGGAGACGGGGGTCATGGACAGCCGGGTGACCGCCTTCACCCTGGACGGGGGATGGCGGGACTTCGCCTCGTGGCCGCCCCCGGACGCGGTGGTGGAGGACTGGTTCATCCACTCCGACGGATGCGCCAACTCAAAGTTCGGCGACGGCACGCTCGACCGCAGCCCGCCCGGCGACGAGCCGCCCGACATCTTCATCTACGAGCCGGGAGTGCCGGTTCCGTCCATGGGGGGACATTCCTGCTGCTTCGACAGCATCACCCCGATGGGCCCGGCCGACCAGCACGAGGCGGAGGTGTCCCGGATGATCCTGGTGTACACGTCCGAGCCCCTGGCGGAGGACGTCGAGCTGGTCGGAGACGCGGAGGTGACCCTGTACGCCGCCACGACGGCCGTAGACACCGATTTCACCGCCCGGCTCTGCGTGGTGGACGAGGCCGGCCGCTCGGTCAACCTCCAGGAGGGGATCCTGCGGGCGCGCTACCGGAGGTCGCTGTCGGATCCGGAGCTGCTGACCCCCGGCCGGGTGTACGAGTTCAAGATCGAATTGGGCCCGGTGGGGGCCCGCGTGGGCGCGCGGTCGCGCCTCCGGTTGAACATCTCCAGCTCCGACTTCCCCCAATGGGACCGGAACCTGAACACGGGCGCCCAGCCGCTCACCGACGGACCGCTCGACTCGATCCCGGCCACCCAGACGGTCCTCCACAACCGCTCCTATCCCACCCGGGTCTCCATCCCCGTCTTGAGAGCCTGAAAAAATGGCAGTGGCGTGAATGATAATCATTCACGCCTTGAATGATTATCATTCAAGGGATGGAGCACGCCATGCTTGCCCGCCTGCTCGAGCAGAGCCTCGCGGAACGCCTCCGCGTGATGCCCGCGGTGGTGGTCACGGGCGCGCGCCAGACCGGCAAGAGCACCCTGGCTCGGGAACTGACCCCGGGTAGAAGCTACCGCTCGCTGGATGATCTTGACGTGCTCGACCTCGCCCGCCGTGATGCCGATACCCTGGTGGGTGGCGCCGAGCCGCTCACGCTCGACGAGGTCCAGCGTGAGCCCGCCTTGCTGCACGCGGTGAAGCGGGAGATCGACCGGCGGCGCGCACCCGGTCGTTTCCTCCTCACCGGGTCGGCGAACCTGGCGCTCATGCACCGCGTGTCCGAGTCGCTGGCAGGCCGGGCGAGCTACCTGACTCTGAGGCCGATGACGCGCCGTGAACAGCTGGGATCGGGCCGGTGCGGCATCTGGGATGAGCTCCTCGAAGCACAGGACGAGGACTGGCCCGACCTGGTGGCTTCACAGCCGGACCGGCCGGAGGACTGGCGTGTTGCGGCCCGCCGGGGAGGCTTTCCGTTCCCGTCTGTCCATCTGGCCGACGACCGGGAGAGGGCGATCTGGTTCGACGGGTACGTGCGGACCTATCTCGAGCGGGATTTGCAAGCCCTCTCCTCCATATCGGCGTTGCCCGACTTTCGCCGGTTGATGCGAGCCACCTGTCTCCGCATCGGCCAACTCGTCAACCAGACGGAGCTCGGCAGGGACGTGGCGTTAGCGCAGCCGACGGTGCATCGGTATCTCAACCTGCTCGAGACGTCCTACCTTCTGGTGAGGGTTCCCGCCTATGCGGTGAACCGGACCAAGCGGTTGATCAAATCCCCCAAGCTCTACTGGGGTGACACGGGAGTGGCCCTGCATCTGGCTCAGGAGGCGACACCGGGCGGCGCCTACCTGGAGAACCTGATCCTCAACGACTTGCTGGCCTGGCGTGATGCCCGCCTCGACCGGGCGGAGATCCTCTACTGGCGCACGTCGATCGGCGAGGAGGTGGATTTCGTCATCGAGGCCGGTGACCGCCTGCTCCCCATCGAGGTCAAGGCGACCAAGCGCCCCCGTCTCCGTGACACACATCACCTCCGCACCTTCCGGGCCGAATACGGTGACCAGGCCCGGCCCGGTCTCCTCCTACACGCCGGAACCATCACCGAGTGGCTCACCCCGCACGTACTCGCCGCCCCATGGTGGCGGATTGTCTGAGCAGCTTGAGCACACGAGTCAACAGGGGGGTTGACACGCGCCGCCGCTCGACGTATAACAGGTGCAGGCGCGGGACATATGCAGGAATAGTGAAGGAGACAACAGTATGGGCGAGACACATGTG from bacterium encodes:
- a CDS encoding M20 family metallopeptidase, which encodes MTATRTEDRLDSYLRDRQDEVLEFARELIRTPSPNPPGDERAVADLVTSRLADLGVTNVERVGATPERPNLIVRIPGTGGGPTLMLSGHLDTKPAGDLTAWRTDPWDPVLENGNLVGLGSGDMKAAVAAMVYTLGGIEAVGPLAGDLVAVFTADEEAGSLLGSKWMADNGLLEADVALIGEPSGIEREWESIHLVSRGAALFKVRITGTQMHSSISDRIEGINATVQMARLIDRMDRDLESYLTYEPHPLCPTGPTVNVGVMAEAGVFYGVYPGNAEFACDIRTLPGMGEQQLIDDINRFLTAAMTEQPDLAAELVWELMVPATEIPADEPLVPILQEITARVLGHEPRLDAFPGATDAPHFQLTAGIPCVAAFG
- a CDS encoding CocE/NonD family hydrolase, with product ETQADLPVLLIRSIYDKRSGVPTFGSAHPAWFAAQGYVVVVQDCRGRYASEGDFYPYLHEMEDGYDSVEWAARLPGSDGRVGMMGFSYVGATQLLAAVTAPPSLASITPAFTASQYYDGWTYNGGAFSLAFIGYWATLLGLETAQRAGDLEGHIGLAAALGAAPNWYHSLPVAGYPPLQTPHVPYFNDWAEHCSYDDYWKRWSIDEDYSRIRVPALHVAGWYDVFLGGTVKNFVGLSGSGYDERTRDNQKLVVGPWAHMPWTPVSRLGSDGPSTMEIDSWLVRWFDQTLKGRETGVMDSRVTAFTLDGGWRDFASWPPPDAVVEDWFIHSDGCANSKFGDGTLDRSPPGDEPPDIFIYEPGVPVPSMGGHSCCFDSITPMGPADQHEAEVSRMILVYTSEPLAEDVELVGDAEVTLYAATTAVDTDFTARLCVVDEAGRSVNLQEGILRARYRRSLSDPELLTPGRVYEFKIELGPVGARVGARSRLRLNISSSDFPQWDRNLNTGAQPLTDGPLDSIPATQTVLHNRSYPTRVSIPVLRA
- a CDS encoding pyridoxamine 5'-phosphate oxidase family protein, with the protein product EASMSESEFRQDTYYEEGSDAGGMPQSHIEEFLGSPDSTWLLKLAFLKEDGWPMVVPLWYQWDGEAFYVVGRKRSGWVHDLERNPQCAVCIEETAHPRIRKVLAQCTAEIVEGPAKGEGSKWVPVADEMAIRYTGPSGPEQLKASWDWDRYLVRLVPRDGKLTTWQGADWALRYFDAGQRPDLEEKARQREAGAR
- a CDS encoding ATP-binding protein: MIIIQGMEHAMLARLLEQSLAERLRVMPAVVVTGARQTGKSTLARELTPGRSYRSLDDLDVLDLARRDADTLVGGAEPLTLDEVQREPALLHAVKREIDRRRAPGRFLLTGSANLALMHRVSESLAGRASYLTLRPMTRREQLGSGRCGIWDELLEAQDEDWPDLVASQPDRPEDWRVAARRGGFPFPSVHLADDRERAIWFDGYVRTYLERDLQALSSISALPDFRRLMRATCLRIGQLVNQTELGRDVALAQPTVHRYLNLLETSYLLVRVPAYAVNRTKRLIKSPKLYWGDTGVALHLAQEATPGGAYLENLILNDLLAWRDARLDRAEILYWRTSIGEEVDFVIEAGDRLLPIEVKATKRPRLRDTHHLRTFRAEYGDQARPGLLLHAGTITEWLTPHVLAAPWWRIV
- a CDS encoding pyridoxal phosphate-dependent aminotransferase, which produces MRRLADQAVSLARSEIRVLFDRAATRPDTIRLEVGEPSFPTPEHIVAGAHAAARAGWTGYGPNGGLDSLREMLSAKVEEVDGFAAPPDRIVVTPGGMNALFSTYFALLNPGDEVLLPTPGFPNMDGMVRLLGGTPVFYHLEASNGFLPDPERLGALISDRTTMLFVNTPSNPTGSVFPADLMRELVELCNRHDLWLLSDEVYDELVLDTTAFHTAAARYDEEDRVISVYSFSKVYAMTGWRVGYAVAPPPVADLLRKLQEPQLSCPSTISQKAAEAALLGPREPIRAMLDAYRRRRTAAVRTATEAGLELVAPAGTIYMLVKVDTHGRSMFRFALDLLDRHGVSVAPGSVFGPGGEGYVRISLAADEDRITEGLRRLAVACRERTLAPA